In the genome of Streptomyces sp. NBC_00190, one region contains:
- a CDS encoding acetyl/propionyl/methylcrotonyl-CoA carboxylase subunit alpha: MTLPSTPLSAVLVANRGEIAVRVFRTAQALGLATVAVHSDPDADALHVRTADAAVRLPGAAPADTYLRGDLIIKAALAAGADAVHPGYGFLSENARFAREVQAAGLTWIGPPPEAIEAMASKTRAKELMRAAGVPLLDPVDPATATTADLPLLLKAAAGGGGRGMRVVRDLDALKEELEAASAEARSAFGDGEVFAEPYVERGRHVEVQILADAHGTVWALGTRDCSLQRRHQKVIEEAPAPGLPDRLRESLHEAAVAAARAVSYRGAGTVEFLVTADGRPYFLEMNTRLQVEHPVTEAVFGLDLVALQLRVAEGAALPLTPPPPTGHAVEARLYAEDPAQDWRPQTGVLHTLAVPGEVRVDTGFTDGDTVGIHYDPMLAKVVAHAPTRAEAVRALAHALAGARIHGLTTNRELLVRSLRHPEFTAGQLDTGFYERHLTALTEEAPDATLSALAAALAQAAPAPDAPLAARLGGWRNVRSQPQTRRYTAAGTAATEYTVRYHPVDHPGVRVLAASPTLVTLEVEGIRRVFHVKQNSNKGEVYVDSTLCGSHTLTVVPRFTDPQDRTEPGSLLAPMPGTVVRLAEGLAPGSPVTAGQPLLWLEAMKMEHRILAPASGTLTALHAATGQQVEFGALLAVVQEAQEAPQS; the protein is encoded by the coding sequence ATGACCCTGCCCAGCACCCCCCTTTCGGCCGTACTGGTGGCCAACCGCGGCGAGATCGCCGTCCGCGTCTTCCGCACCGCCCAGGCCCTGGGCCTGGCCACCGTGGCCGTCCACTCCGACCCGGACGCCGACGCCCTCCACGTCCGCACCGCCGACGCGGCCGTACGCCTCCCCGGCGCGGCCCCCGCCGACACCTACCTGCGCGGCGACCTGATCATCAAGGCGGCCCTCGCCGCCGGGGCCGACGCCGTCCACCCCGGCTACGGCTTCCTCTCCGAGAACGCCCGCTTCGCCCGCGAGGTCCAGGCCGCCGGGCTGACCTGGATCGGCCCGCCGCCCGAGGCCATCGAGGCCATGGCCTCCAAGACCCGTGCGAAGGAGCTGATGCGCGCCGCCGGGGTCCCGCTCCTCGACCCCGTCGACCCGGCCACCGCCACCACCGCCGACCTGCCCCTCCTCCTGAAGGCCGCGGCCGGGGGCGGCGGCCGCGGGATGCGCGTCGTCCGCGATCTCGACGCCCTCAAGGAGGAACTGGAAGCCGCCTCCGCCGAGGCCCGCTCCGCCTTCGGCGACGGCGAGGTCTTCGCCGAGCCCTACGTGGAGCGCGGCCGCCACGTCGAGGTGCAGATCCTCGCCGACGCCCACGGCACCGTCTGGGCGCTGGGCACCCGCGACTGCTCCCTCCAGCGGCGCCACCAGAAGGTCATCGAAGAGGCCCCGGCGCCGGGCCTGCCGGACCGCCTGCGCGAGAGCCTGCACGAGGCCGCCGTCGCCGCCGCCCGCGCCGTCTCCTACCGGGGCGCGGGCACCGTCGAGTTCCTCGTCACCGCCGACGGGCGCCCGTACTTCCTGGAGATGAACACCCGGCTCCAGGTCGAACACCCCGTCACCGAAGCCGTCTTCGGTCTCGACCTCGTCGCCCTCCAGCTGCGCGTCGCCGAGGGCGCGGCCCTGCCCCTGACCCCGCCACCGCCCACCGGCCACGCCGTGGAGGCCCGCCTCTACGCCGAGGACCCGGCCCAGGACTGGCGCCCCCAGACCGGAGTGCTGCATACCCTCGCCGTCCCCGGTGAGGTCCGCGTGGACACCGGCTTCACCGACGGGGACACCGTCGGCATCCACTACGACCCCATGCTCGCCAAGGTCGTCGCCCACGCCCCCACCCGTGCCGAGGCCGTACGCGCCCTCGCCCACGCACTCGCCGGAGCCCGCATCCACGGGCTCACCACCAACCGCGAGCTCCTCGTACGCTCGCTGCGCCACCCGGAGTTCACCGCCGGACAGCTCGACACCGGTTTCTACGAACGCCACCTCACAGCCCTCACCGAGGAGGCCCCGGACGCCACCCTGTCCGCCCTGGCCGCGGCGCTCGCCCAGGCCGCCCCGGCCCCCGACGCTCCACTCGCCGCCCGCCTCGGCGGCTGGCGCAACGTCCGCTCCCAGCCCCAGACGCGCCGCTACACGGCGGCCGGCACCGCGGCCACCGAGTACACAGTCCGCTACCACCCCGTGGACCACCCGGGAGTTCGGGTCCTGGCCGCGAGTCCCACCCTCGTCACCCTCGAAGTCGAGGGAATCCGCCGCGTGTTCCACGTGAAACAAAATTCGAACAAGGGTGAGGTCTACGTCGACTCGACGCTCTGCGGATCCCACACCCTCACCGTCGTCCCCCGGTTCACCGACCCCCAGGACCGCACCGAACCGGGCTCCCTGCTCGCCCCCATGCCCGGCACCGTGGTCCGCCTCGCCGAGGGCCTCGCTCCCGGCAGCCCCGTCACCGCCGGGCAGCCCCTGCTCTGGCTGGAGGCCATGAAAATGGAGCACCGCATCCTCGCTCCCGCCTCCGGCACGCTCACCGCGCTCCACGCCGCCACCGGCCAACAGGTCGAGTTCGGCGCCCTGCTCGCCGTAGTCCAGGAAGCACAGGAGGCACCGCAATCATGA